In Citrus sinensis cultivar Valencia sweet orange chromosome 3, DVS_A1.0, whole genome shotgun sequence, the sequence ACGCCCAGCCGTGGATCCAACACAAACCAAGAacccaaataaatgaaacagGGGCTCGCTGTTGCTAGCCAACACAATACCAAACACGACCGGCATCAACGCACAATAAACCTCGGCAGATTCTTTCTTGCAGGTAATCAAAAAAGCGAAAATTGCGGTGAAGAACGGGGTCGTAGCTCCAATGGCTTGGTTGAACGACACGGGCAAGTACCTCAGCGAAGTGTTGCCGCAGACaacagagaaagagaagatGGCACTCAAAGCAAAGATTTTAAGAAACTGCTTTCGTGATAAAATGTGTTGAATCGGGACGAGTTCGAGAAAGTGAATGGCGACGTAGCTGTAAACGGCGCAAGATATCATGTGAAGCATTGTTAGGAAGATCGGGTAACGGTAACCGTAGAAGCTGAGGAGGTACTTGTTGAGGAGCAAGACTCCAATGTTGGATAAGTACCACGATGCGATGATCAGAGCCGTAAAAATGTGGGGCGACACAAATGATCCAAATCCAACGGTGTAGCTGTTGTTGTTACGCACATCACCTGGTGGTGTCGCCGGGATGTCGAGGACTTGGTGGTCTGCCGACGTGTCCGATAGCCTCGGATTGCTCATTCGCCTTGTCGTCCATGTCTGTGCCTCCACCATTTGGGTTTACTTTCGGGACCAAAACTGGGATTATCTTATCTCCTCAAACCTCAAACTCCAAAAGCGGAGCGTTTTGagttttgtgtgtgtgtgtgtgtgtgtgtttttttttttttttcccctccctATTGAGTTGAGACTGGAGATCTGGGAAGTAGAAAAAGGAGTGGAGAGTGGAGACGGAAGAATGAGAGAGGGTAGGGTAGTGtgtgaaacaaaaataaagaatgaaaGTGGATCCAATCAGACGGTGGAGATTTAGATTTGAAGGAGAGAGGCAGTGTGGGCCGTTGGATGGGGAACATGGGGGAGCTTACGGTTGAAGTCAGACTCGGAGAGCTGTGTCGTGATTGGATGATTTGACTTGGATTGATTgatattttaccatttttttttatgtagttACTGTGTATCTTGCAAGTACCCATATT encodes:
- the LOC102618801 gene encoding probable sugar phosphate/phosphate translocator At1g12500, which produces MVEAQTWTTRRMSNPRLSDTSADHQVLDIPATPPGDVRNNNSYTVGFGSFVSPHIFTALIIASWYLSNIGVLLLNKYLLSFYGYRYPIFLTMLHMISCAVYSYVAIHFLELVPIQHILSRKQFLKIFALSAIFSFSVVCGNTSLRYLPVSFNQAIGATTPFFTAIFAFLITCKKESAEVYCALMPVVFGIVLASNSEPLFHLFGFLVCVGSTAGRALKSVVQGILLTSEAEKLHSMNLLLYMAPMSALILLPFTLYIEGNVAATTIEKASEDRFVLFLLLGNATVAYLVNLTNFLVTKHTSALTLQVLGNAKAAVAAVVSVLIFRNPVTVMGMTGFAVTIMGVVLYSEAKKRSKVTTH